A single Pirellulales bacterium DNA region contains:
- a CDS encoding DUF4838 domain-containing protein — MNRNPMHRTWPFAAIVFAGMACGSFARADDSAPLELAADGKTSCKIHVAEGATVAEQHAANELALLLHEITGATFLVEQTSQPPAPDVPAILVGPGACRDVADAQELARLGPEGYLLRRAGQRLCIVGGRPRGTLYGVYSFLEDELGCRWFTPEVAKIPHRERIVLGSLDRSFVPRFEYRATDYPNSRDGDWASRNKLNGTHTSIDEARGGKISYGAFVHTFNQILDPAQHFAEHPEYFSEVKGKRIDRRTQLCVTNPEVLRITIDAVRRWMRERPEATIFSVSQNDWFNYCTCAECSRVAAEEGSPIGPYLRYVNAVADAVRDEFPDKVVDTLAYQFTRKPPRLAVPRDNMIVRLCSIECCFSHPLAPDSPDRPNAAFAGDLVAWSKICQRLYIWDYVINYANCLMPFPNLRTIGPNLRFFANHGVRGVYEEANYFSQAGELAELRTWLIAKLLWNPDYDSERAIDEFLAGYYEEAAPALRKYIDLVHERAGQPRAHFRIFDSPPRSVFNREFIAQAEGLFAEALQSVRDKPLLSARVERASLSVRYLKIVTTDSLSDAASDVTTLQQQLEQFDRIARANGLTHVSEHRSYDDWLGQLRAKLSATPGK; from the coding sequence ATGAATCGCAACCCTATGCACCGAACCTGGCCCTTCGCTGCCATCGTTTTCGCGGGGATGGCGTGTGGCTCGTTCGCCAGGGCCGACGATTCGGCGCCGCTGGAGCTGGCCGCCGACGGGAAAACCTCATGCAAAATCCACGTCGCCGAAGGCGCGACCGTTGCCGAGCAGCACGCCGCCAATGAATTGGCCCTGTTGCTGCACGAGATCACGGGCGCCACCTTCCTGGTGGAGCAGACGTCGCAACCACCCGCGCCCGACGTGCCTGCGATTCTCGTCGGGCCGGGTGCCTGCCGCGACGTCGCCGATGCCCAGGAGCTGGCACGACTCGGTCCCGAGGGCTACCTGCTGCGCCGCGCAGGCCAGCGCCTGTGCATCGTGGGCGGCCGTCCGCGCGGGACGCTGTACGGAGTCTATTCGTTTCTGGAAGACGAGCTCGGCTGCCGTTGGTTCACGCCCGAGGTGGCCAAGATTCCTCACCGCGAGAGAATCGTGTTGGGCTCGCTCGATCGTTCGTTCGTGCCGCGCTTCGAATATCGAGCGACCGACTACCCCAATTCGCGCGACGGCGATTGGGCCTCGCGCAACAAGCTCAACGGCACGCATACGAGCATTGACGAGGCGCGCGGCGGCAAGATCAGCTACGGGGCCTTCGTCCACACGTTTAACCAGATTCTCGACCCCGCGCAGCATTTCGCGGAGCATCCCGAATACTTTTCCGAGGTCAAAGGCAAGCGAATCGACAGGCGAACGCAGCTTTGCGTGACCAATCCCGAGGTCTTGCGGATCACGATCGATGCGGTGCGCCGCTGGATGCGTGAACGGCCCGAGGCCACGATTTTCTCGGTCAGCCAGAACGACTGGTTCAACTATTGCACGTGCGCGGAATGTTCCCGCGTCGCCGCCGAGGAAGGGTCGCCGATCGGCCCCTACCTGCGCTATGTGAACGCCGTGGCCGACGCAGTGCGTGACGAGTTCCCCGACAAGGTGGTCGACACCCTGGCCTACCAGTTCACGCGCAAACCGCCGCGTCTGGCAGTGCCGCGCGACAACATGATCGTGCGACTCTGTAGCATCGAATGCTGCTTCTCCCATCCGCTGGCCCCCGACTCGCCCGATCGGCCCAACGCGGCGTTCGCCGGCGACCTCGTCGCCTGGTCGAAGATCTGCCAGCGACTTTATATCTGGGACTACGTCATCAACTACGCGAATTGCCTGATGCCCTTTCCGAACTTGCGGACGATCGGGCCGAACTTGCGATTTTTTGCCAATCATGGCGTGCGCGGCGTTTATGAAGAGGCGAACTACTTTTCCCAGGCAGGCGAGCTCGCGGAACTGCGCACCTGGCTGATTGCCAAGCTGTTGTGGAATCCCGACTACGACAGCGAGCGGGCGATCGACGAGTTCTTAGCCGGCTACTACGAAGAGGCTGCCCCCGCGCTGCGAAAATATATCGATCTCGTCCACGAGCGGGCCGGCCAACCTCGAGCGCATTTCCGGATCTTCGACAGCCCGCCGAGATCGGTCTTCAACCGGGAATTCATTGCCCAGGCCGAGGGACTATTCGCCGAAGCCCTGCAGAGTGTCCGCGACAAGCCCCTGCTCTCCGCACGCGTGGAACGGGCATCCTTGAGCGTCCGCTACTTGAAGATCGTCACGACGGACTCCTTGAGCGATGCCGCATCGGACGTGACCACCTTGCAGCAGCAGCTCGAGCAATTCGATCGCATCGCCCGGGCCAACGGCCTGACACACGTGAGCGAGCACCGCTCGTACGACGATTGGCTCGGCCAGCTTCGCGCTAAGCTATCCGCTACCCCGGGCAAGTGA
- a CDS encoding PQQ-binding-like beta-propeller repeat protein, protein MPQLLSRLPLDGVLGLTILLAAAEGCAPATAEPPTRIAPLAAAPTTGQPEATVAWPGWRGPTGDGHAADAFPDPWPSEAPEPLWTTPTAAGWSSPVIDQGKVIVTEREDAIERVRALDLATGRELWRRENPVDFEPHDVGRRHGNGPKSTPAIAGDRVFTLGIAGWLQGLQLADGKPQWLAQLPARFGAREPLPRGRAYVNGVENVVVPVGDGQGAPVPLFGYTGSLLIAGKTVVLSVGGQQGGTLMAFDQATGEVLWKALDEHVSYSSPRLATLAGVEQVVAMTGPRVVGLALDDGRLLWSHPFQIQYDESISTPVISGNLVLVTGDGHPLTALEITAADAAQQARVAWTNRDLTSYLSSMLTSGEHVYGMNDGGEFVCAELSSGRTVWTGGSHGYYCTPVLAGKRILALNEVGRLAVVAAEAQAFRPLGENRLIDGATWSAPAVVGTRIVIRTDRDVRCFAYGQ, encoded by the coding sequence ATGCCGCAGCTCTTATCCCGCCTGCCGCTCGACGGCGTGCTTGGTTTGACGATTCTGCTCGCCGCTGCCGAGGGGTGCGCCCCGGCTACCGCCGAACCCCCAACCCGCATCGCGCCGCTCGCCGCGGCGCCGACCACAGGCCAACCCGAGGCGACGGTCGCCTGGCCCGGTTGGCGCGGTCCGACGGGCGACGGGCACGCGGCCGATGCTTTCCCCGATCCCTGGCCCAGCGAGGCGCCCGAACCGCTGTGGACAACGCCCACGGCCGCTGGCTGGTCATCTCCAGTCATCGATCAGGGCAAGGTCATCGTCACCGAGCGCGAAGACGCGATCGAGCGCGTCCGGGCTCTCGATTTGGCCACGGGCCGCGAGCTCTGGCGGCGGGAAAACCCCGTCGATTTCGAACCGCATGACGTCGGGCGCCGGCATGGCAACGGCCCCAAGAGCACCCCGGCCATCGCTGGCGATCGAGTCTTCACACTCGGCATCGCCGGGTGGCTGCAGGGTCTGCAACTGGCCGACGGCAAACCCCAATGGCTGGCGCAGTTGCCGGCTCGATTTGGTGCCCGCGAGCCCCTGCCGCGCGGCCGGGCCTACGTGAACGGGGTCGAAAACGTCGTGGTGCCTGTTGGCGATGGGCAAGGAGCCCCGGTCCCCTTGTTCGGCTACACAGGCTCGTTGCTGATTGCCGGCAAGACAGTCGTGCTTTCGGTGGGCGGCCAGCAGGGCGGAACGCTGATGGCCTTCGACCAGGCGACCGGCGAGGTGCTCTGGAAGGCGCTCGACGAGCATGTGTCGTATTCCTCGCCGCGATTGGCCACGCTGGCCGGTGTCGAGCAAGTCGTGGCCATGACCGGGCCGCGCGTCGTGGGCCTGGCGCTCGACGATGGCCGATTGCTCTGGTCGCACCCGTTCCAGATTCAATATGACGAGAGCATCAGCACCCCGGTGATCTCGGGCAACCTGGTGCTCGTCACCGGCGATGGCCACCCGTTGACGGCGCTGGAAATCACTGCGGCCGACGCGGCCCAACAGGCCCGCGTGGCCTGGACCAACCGCGACTTGACGAGCTACCTGTCGTCGATGCTGACCTCCGGCGAGCATGTCTACGGCATGAACGACGGCGGCGAGTTCGTGTGTGCCGAACTGTCTTCGGGCCGCACGGTCTGGACCGGCGGCAGCCACGGCTACTACTGCACGCCCGTGCTGGCCGGAAAACGCATCCTGGCCCTGAACGAAGTCGGCCGTTTGGCCGTGGTCGCTGCCGAGGCACAGGCGTTTCGCCCGCTGGGAGAAAACCGCCTCATCGACGGGGCCACCTGGTCGGCACCGGCCGTGGTGGGCACACGGATCGTGATCCGTACCGATCGCGACGTCCGCTGCTTCGCGTATGGCCAGTAA
- a CDS encoding DNA-directed RNA polymerase subunit alpha encodes MTRIPLSRFENPTQTLKQRLEMSTAEIGLSVRTTNCLEERGIFTVNDLLHSTREDLLSISNFGEKTLEEVYRALESIGFYRPSRRRAVAA; translated from the coding sequence ATGACTCGTATTCCGCTTTCGCGCTTTGAGAATCCGACCCAGACGCTGAAGCAACGGTTGGAAATGAGCACGGCCGAGATCGGCCTCTCGGTGCGGACGACGAATTGCCTCGAAGAACGCGGTATCTTTACCGTCAACGATCTGCTGCACAGCACTCGCGAAGACCTGCTGAGCATCTCGAACTTCGGCGAGAAGACCCTCGAAGAGGTGTACCGGGCGCTCGAATCGATTGGCTTCTATCGCCCGTCGCGCCGTCGTGCCGTGGCAGCCTGA
- a CDS encoding UvrD-helicase domain-containing protein: MRQLTAAQREAVEFGDGQLLILAGPGSGKTRVMTHRIASLLHRGVPARQVLALTFTNKAAEEMKQRVALLAPGESVWISTFHRFCARLLRQYAPLAGLTENYTIYDTQDSGRTLKRVLDELELDALHYGIDQIASAISWAKNRLISPDEYTPRVGSTLGAIVKAVYPAYQAQLLRSSAVDFDDLLFRTVQLLRDSPEVRGQLDARYRHVLVDEYQDTNFAQYALVRALSADYPNLVVCGDPDQSIYGWRGANIGNILDFERDYPDVHVVRLEQNYRSTKNILRVADQLIGHNRRRKPKQLFTDNIAGPPVRLTAYATQLAEAEDIARQIVGDIRSGRRRPKDVAVFMRTNALSRTLETALREAGVPYMLVNGVEFYQRREVRDLLGYLQLVNNPRDDNALLRVINVPPRGIGATTVERLKAHARRYEQTLLEAARESGLIEGLAKRSAVGVARFVAMFDRISEAATRPVEEIVGLVLAETDYRALFADSEDEDDQNRLANIDELLSAARQFDEHNPGDGHLEEFLETTALVNDTDELAGDAVMLMTLHAAKGLEFPVVYLIAVEEGLLPHERSRDNDEQLEEERRLLFVGITRAREELQLSIARVRDYRGQRRLTIPSSFLLELPREEMELNEDAIRSTSWDLQLDETSAADVVHVDPSDHEDIVDEPPTQAPTATSAYPALTAGTALQTAAELGGATKRRLPALPLDAFRQGMRVTHPTYGAGTIAALSGSGSWRVALVRFDREEASRKFILERSELRPA; the protein is encoded by the coding sequence CTGCGCCAGCTCACCGCCGCGCAGCGCGAAGCGGTCGAATTCGGCGATGGCCAATTGCTGATTCTCGCGGGCCCCGGCAGCGGTAAGACTCGGGTCATGACTCACCGCATCGCGAGCCTGCTGCATCGCGGCGTGCCGGCCCGGCAGGTGCTCGCGCTGACGTTCACAAACAAGGCCGCCGAGGAAATGAAGCAGCGCGTCGCGCTGCTGGCGCCGGGCGAGTCGGTGTGGATCAGCACGTTTCACCGCTTCTGTGCCCGGCTGCTGCGGCAATACGCGCCCCTGGCCGGCCTGACCGAGAACTACACGATCTACGACACCCAGGACAGCGGACGGACCCTGAAGCGCGTGCTCGACGAACTGGAGCTCGATGCCCTGCATTACGGCATCGACCAGATCGCCTCGGCGATCAGCTGGGCCAAGAACCGCCTGATTTCGCCCGACGAATACACGCCGCGGGTGGGCAGCACGCTGGGCGCCATCGTCAAGGCCGTGTACCCGGCCTACCAGGCGCAATTGTTGCGGTCCAGCGCCGTCGATTTCGACGACCTGTTGTTCCGCACGGTGCAACTGCTGCGCGACTCGCCCGAGGTTCGCGGCCAGCTCGATGCCCGTTATCGGCATGTGCTGGTCGACGAGTACCAGGACACCAACTTCGCGCAATATGCCCTGGTCCGGGCATTGTCGGCCGACTACCCGAACCTGGTCGTGTGCGGCGATCCAGACCAGTCGATCTACGGCTGGCGCGGGGCGAACATCGGCAACATTCTCGACTTCGAGCGCGACTACCCCGACGTGCACGTCGTGCGGCTCGAGCAGAACTATCGCAGCACGAAGAACATCCTCCGCGTGGCCGACCAATTGATCGGCCACAATCGGCGCCGCAAGCCGAAGCAGTTGTTCACCGACAACATCGCCGGTCCGCCGGTGCGGCTCACGGCGTATGCCACGCAACTGGCCGAGGCCGAGGACATCGCCCGCCAGATCGTCGGCGACATTCGCTCCGGCCGGCGGCGGCCGAAAGATGTGGCCGTCTTTATGCGCACCAACGCCTTGAGCCGAACGCTCGAAACGGCCCTCCGCGAGGCCGGCGTGCCGTACATGCTGGTCAACGGCGTCGAGTTCTATCAACGCCGCGAGGTCCGGGACCTGCTCGGCTATCTGCAACTGGTCAATAATCCGCGCGACGACAACGCGCTGCTGCGGGTGATCAACGTGCCGCCGCGCGGTATCGGGGCCACGACCGTCGAGCGGCTCAAGGCCCATGCCCGACGCTACGAGCAGACCTTGCTCGAGGCGGCACGCGAGAGTGGGCTGATCGAGGGCCTGGCCAAGCGCAGCGCCGTCGGCGTGGCGCGATTTGTCGCCATGTTCGACCGGATCAGCGAGGCGGCAACCAGGCCGGTCGAAGAAATCGTCGGCCTGGTCCTCGCGGAAACCGACTACCGTGCGCTGTTTGCCGATTCAGAAGACGAAGACGACCAGAACCGGCTGGCCAACATCGACGAACTGCTCTCCGCGGCACGGCAATTCGACGAGCACAATCCGGGCGACGGTCATCTCGAAGAGTTTCTCGAAACCACGGCGCTGGTGAACGACACCGACGAATTGGCCGGCGATGCGGTGATGCTGATGACCCTGCACGCGGCCAAGGGCCTGGAATTCCCGGTCGTCTACCTGATTGCGGTCGAAGAAGGCCTGTTGCCCCACGAGCGCAGCCGCGACAACGACGAGCAGCTCGAAGAAGAGCGCCGGCTGCTGTTCGTCGGGATCACGCGGGCTCGCGAAGAATTGCAACTCAGCATCGCCCGGGTGCGCGACTATCGCGGCCAGCGGCGATTGACCATTCCCAGTTCGTTCCTGCTCGAACTGCCGCGCGAAGAAATGGAGCTGAACGAGGACGCCATCCGCTCGACCTCGTGGGACTTGCAGCTCGACGAGACGAGCGCGGCCGACGTCGTGCATGTGGACCCCTCGGATCACGAAGATATTGTCGACGAGCCGCCGACCCAGGCGCCGACGGCGACGTCAGCGTATCCCGCTCTGACCGCCGGCACGGCGTTGCAGACGGCGGCTGAACTAGGCGGAGCCACGAAGCGTCGCCTGCCCGCATTGCCGCTCGATGCTTTTCGCCAGGGCATGCGCGTCACGCATCCCACGTACGGCGCCGGCACGATCGCGGCGCTCAGCGGCAGCGGTTCGTGGCGCGTCGCGCTGGTGCGGTTCGATCGCGAGGAGGCGAGTCGCAAGTTCATCCTGGAACGCAGCGAACTGCGGCCGGCGTAG
- a CDS encoding NADH:flavin oxidoreductase, which yields MYTKVAQFKSPAALAARLAELGCELPVEGAVLSAAQDSPLAQPLEVAGRRLGNRFCTHPMEGWDANADGSPSPLTLRRWERFGASGAKLIWGGEAAAVQADGRANPRQTLATPDNCDGLARLREKLLAAHLAAHGTTDDLLIGLQLTHSGRYARPDAAGPAPRIAYHHPLLDPRLGIGPDDDSVVWSDDELERLIDRFVSAARMAAEVGFDFVDVKACHGYLLHEFLSARRRPGRFGGDLTGRSRVLCTIIERIRAELPALAVGVRLSVFDTPPFEPGADGGQAVDFARWLPYEFAFGAAVDDPLRIDLREPIELLRQLSRIGVAAVNLSAGSPYYNPHVQRPAIFPPSDGYRPPEDPLVGVWRQIDAARQCKQAVPELVMVGTGYTYLQDFLPHVAQGVVRAGWIDAVGLGRMTLSYPELPADVLAGRPLRRKLICRTFSDCTTAPRSHLVSGCYPLDEHYKRLPEAAQLAEIKAVRRAAAD from the coding sequence ATGTACACCAAGGTTGCCCAATTCAAGTCGCCTGCGGCGCTGGCTGCCCGGCTCGCGGAACTCGGCTGCGAGTTGCCGGTCGAAGGCGCCGTGCTTTCGGCCGCGCAGGATTCGCCCTTGGCGCAACCGTTGGAGGTGGCCGGCCGCCGCCTGGGAAATCGGTTTTGCACCCATCCGATGGAGGGTTGGGATGCCAACGCCGACGGCAGCCCCTCGCCCCTGACCTTGAGACGCTGGGAGCGGTTCGGCGCCAGCGGCGCCAAGCTCATCTGGGGAGGCGAAGCGGCGGCCGTGCAGGCCGACGGACGTGCCAATCCGCGCCAGACGCTCGCCACGCCCGACAATTGCGACGGTCTCGCGCGGCTGCGCGAAAAGCTCCTCGCGGCGCACCTCGCCGCACACGGCACGACCGACGATCTGCTCATCGGCCTGCAATTGACGCATTCGGGGCGCTATGCGCGCCCCGACGCGGCCGGTCCGGCGCCGCGCATCGCTTACCATCATCCACTGCTCGATCCTCGTCTGGGCATCGGGCCCGACGACGACTCGGTCGTCTGGAGCGACGACGAACTCGAACGGCTGATCGATCGTTTCGTGAGCGCTGCGCGGATGGCGGCCGAAGTGGGCTTCGATTTCGTCGACGTCAAGGCTTGCCACGGCTATCTGCTGCACGAATTCCTGAGCGCCCGTCGCCGGCCCGGACGATTCGGGGGCGATTTGACCGGCCGCTCGCGCGTGCTCTGCACGATCATCGAACGGATTCGCGCGGAGCTACCCGCCCTGGCCGTGGGCGTGCGGTTGAGCGTGTTCGACACGCCGCCGTTCGAGCCCGGCGCGGATGGCGGCCAGGCCGTCGACTTTGCGCGCTGGCTGCCGTACGAATTCGCCTTTGGTGCGGCGGTCGATGACCCGCTGCGGATCGACCTTCGCGAACCGATCGAACTGCTGCGCCAGCTGTCTCGGATCGGCGTGGCAGCGGTGAACCTCTCGGCCGGCAGCCCCTACTACAACCCGCACGTACAGCGGCCGGCGATCTTTCCGCCCAGCGACGGCTATCGGCCGCCCGAGGACCCGCTAGTTGGCGTTTGGCGACAAATCGATGCGGCGCGCCAATGCAAGCAGGCCGTGCCCGAGCTGGTGATGGTCGGCACGGGCTATACCTATCTGCAAGACTTTCTCCCCCACGTCGCACAGGGTGTCGTCCGCGCCGGTTGGATCGACGCGGTCGGTCTGGGCCGGATGACGCTGTCCTACCCGGAGCTGCCGGCCGACGTGCTGGCCGGACGTCCGCTGCGCCGCAAGCTGATCTGCCGCACGTTCAGCGACTGCACCACGGCCCCGCGGTCCCACCTGGTGTCGGGCTGCTACCCGCTCGACGAGCACTACAAACGCCTGCCCGAGGCGGCGCAATTGGCCGAAATCAAGGCGGTTCGGCGTGCGGCTGCGGATTGA
- the mfd gene encoding transcription-repair coupling factor → MTTTRAEPAFVPAEQLYELAARLEAVEGFAEVVASLHRGHGATLDGVWGSSCALVAAALLRSSPGTLVVATPTAEEAVELEADLCLFSPQVAEPFPAWETLPEELTVGDDIFGERLRLLKRLAQTRRGEVEAPRLIVTSMAALLQPVPPVDLLAERTRRLVVGESLDVEDLLRWLLERGFRNMPAVQLPGELSTRGGIVDLYAPDWEHPVRVELFDDQIESIRSFDVARQRSLETLTVVELTALEPQGHAAAHLADHLPPSSWFLLVEPQELQEEGRRYRGRLDRPESCHTVEEVLQGVIRFPSVTAAAIATGSFETTCHIQVESIERFSGEIGRVRDELDTAAVGQRVILVSQTEAEARRLGEVFGSTQLAASGRLQLAIGRLRAGFRLVLDRIVLVSGGELFHRTEVARPTRRHLSRAIDSFLELREGDLVVHLAHGIGRYLGLRLLEKGDQVEEYLEIEFQEQSKIYVPTSKIELVQKYVGGTKARPTLARIGAKTWVRQKQQVQAAVVDLATEMLELQASRAARQGIAFPTDTEWQQEFDAAFPYSPTPDQDVAIEAVKRDMTTPRPMDRLICGDVGYGKTEVAMRGAFKAVDAGHQVAVLVPTTVLAEQHGRTFRARMAEFPFQIAVLSRFRSPREQAEILEGLAAGSIDVVIGTHRLVQHDVRFHNLGLVIIDEEQRFGVQVKERLKALRQIVDVLTLTATPIPRTLHMSLLGLRDISNLETAPVDRYAVETRVTRFEPGLVRQAVLRELNRGGQIFFVHNRVYDIEIIAHRLRDIVPEATIGIGHGQMNEHELERVMLDFVDHKFDILLATTIVESGLDIPNANTIFIHEASRYGLADLHQLRGRVGRYKHRAYCYLLLEPNESINSQAAKRLRAIEEFSHLGAGFSIALRDLEIRGAGNILGTEQSGHIATVGYELYCELLDQAVRRLKSLPPRETVDVDVDLPGQAYLPRSYVSDMRLKIDLYRRLARVSKQSELDDLASELADRFGARPAVVDRLLALMAIRIAAARWGIDSVHREDEYLVFTYRSRPAIEKLAAAARQLRIVDHRSAYWPLATEVLDPDELLSLCKSILQRS, encoded by the coding sequence ATGACGACGACGCGCGCCGAGCCAGCCTTCGTGCCGGCCGAGCAGCTCTACGAGCTGGCCGCACGCCTGGAAGCGGTTGAAGGATTCGCCGAAGTCGTGGCCAGCCTGCATCGCGGGCACGGGGCCACGCTCGACGGAGTCTGGGGCTCGAGCTGCGCGCTCGTCGCGGCGGCGCTGCTCCGAAGTTCACCGGGCACGCTGGTCGTGGCCACGCCGACCGCCGAAGAGGCCGTCGAGCTGGAAGCTGATCTCTGCCTGTTTTCGCCGCAAGTTGCCGAGCCGTTCCCCGCCTGGGAGACGCTGCCGGAAGAGCTCACCGTCGGCGACGACATCTTTGGCGAGCGGTTGCGGCTGTTGAAGCGCCTCGCGCAAACGCGCCGCGGCGAGGTCGAGGCGCCCCGGTTGATTGTCACCTCGATGGCGGCGCTGCTGCAGCCGGTGCCGCCGGTCGATCTGCTGGCCGAACGCACACGGCGGCTGGTCGTCGGCGAATCGCTCGACGTCGAGGACCTGCTGCGCTGGCTGCTGGAGCGCGGCTTTCGCAACATGCCGGCCGTGCAATTGCCCGGCGAGTTGTCCACGCGCGGCGGGATCGTCGATCTGTATGCGCCGGACTGGGAACATCCCGTGCGCGTCGAGCTGTTCGACGACCAGATCGAGTCGATCCGCAGTTTCGACGTGGCCCGGCAGCGGAGCCTCGAAACACTCACGGTCGTCGAGCTGACGGCGCTCGAACCGCAAGGCCACGCGGCCGCGCACCTGGCCGACCATTTGCCCCCGTCCAGTTGGTTCTTGTTGGTCGAGCCGCAGGAGTTGCAGGAAGAGGGCCGCCGTTACCGCGGACGACTGGATCGGCCCGAGTCTTGCCATACCGTCGAAGAGGTGCTCCAGGGCGTGATCCGCTTTCCTAGCGTCACCGCCGCGGCCATCGCCACCGGCTCGTTCGAAACGACCTGCCATATCCAGGTCGAATCGATCGAGCGATTCAGCGGCGAGATCGGCCGGGTGCGCGACGAGCTCGACACGGCCGCCGTCGGTCAGCGCGTGATTCTCGTCTCCCAGACCGAGGCCGAAGCCCGGCGCCTCGGCGAGGTTTTCGGCAGCACGCAGTTGGCGGCCTCCGGGCGATTGCAATTGGCGATCGGCCGCTTGCGCGCCGGTTTCCGCCTGGTGCTCGACCGGATCGTCCTGGTCAGCGGTGGCGAGCTGTTTCATCGCACCGAGGTCGCGCGCCCCACGCGGCGGCATCTGTCGCGCGCAATCGACAGTTTCCTCGAGCTGCGCGAGGGCGACCTGGTCGTGCACCTGGCCCACGGGATCGGCCGTTATCTCGGTCTGCGCCTGCTCGAAAAAGGCGACCAGGTCGAGGAGTACCTGGAGATCGAGTTCCAGGAACAGTCGAAGATCTACGTACCCACCTCGAAGATCGAGCTGGTGCAAAAATACGTCGGCGGCACCAAGGCCCGGCCGACGCTGGCCCGCATCGGCGCCAAGACCTGGGTCCGGCAGAAACAGCAGGTCCAGGCGGCCGTCGTCGACCTAGCTACGGAAATGCTGGAGCTGCAGGCATCGCGGGCCGCGCGGCAAGGCATCGCGTTTCCGACGGACACCGAATGGCAGCAAGAATTCGACGCGGCGTTTCCCTATTCGCCGACGCCCGACCAGGACGTGGCCATCGAGGCCGTCAAGCGCGACATGACCACGCCCCGGCCGATGGACCGGCTGATTTGCGGCGACGTCGGCTACGGCAAGACCGAGGTGGCCATGCGCGGGGCCTTCAAAGCGGTCGACGCCGGGCACCAGGTCGCTGTGCTTGTGCCCACCACGGTGCTGGCCGAACAGCACGGCCGCACGTTCCGTGCGCGGATGGCGGAGTTTCCCTTCCAGATCGCCGTGTTGAGCCGGTTTCGCTCGCCGCGCGAACAGGCCGAGATTCTCGAAGGGCTCGCGGCGGGCTCGATTGACGTCGTGATCGGCACGCACCGTCTCGTCCAACACGACGTGCGGTTTCACAACCTGGGCCTGGTGATCATCGACGAAGAACAGCGGTTCGGCGTGCAAGTCAAAGAGCGGCTCAAGGCTCTCCGCCAGATCGTCGACGTGCTGACGCTCACCGCCACGCCGATTCCGCGCACGCTGCACATGTCGCTCTTGGGCCTGCGCGACATCTCCAATCTCGAAACCGCTCCGGTCGATCGCTACGCCGTGGAAACCCGCGTCACGCGGTTCGAGCCCGGGCTGGTGCGCCAGGCCGTGCTCCGCGAATTGAATCGCGGCGGGCAGATCTTCTTCGTGCACAACCGGGTTTACGACATCGAGATCATCGCCCACCGCCTGCGCGACATCGTGCCCGAGGCCACGATCGGCATCGGGCATGGCCAGATGAACGAGCACGAGCTGGAACGCGTGATGCTCGATTTTGTCGATCACAAGTTCGACATTCTGCTGGCCACGACGATCGTCGAGTCGGGCCTGGACATTCCCAACGCCAATACGATCTTCATTCACGAGGCCAGCCGATATGGCCTGGCCGACTTGCACCAGTTGCGCGGACGGGTCGGGCGCTACAAGCACCGCGCCTATTGCTACCTGCTCCTGGAGCCGAACGAGTCGATCAATTCGCAGGCCGCCAAGCGTTTGCGCGCCATCGAGGAATTCAGCCACTTGGGCGCCGGGTTCTCGATTGCCCTGCGCGATCTCGAAATCCGCGGCGCGGGCAATATTCTCGGCACCGAGCAAAGCGGGCACATCGCCACGGTCGGCTACGAGTTGTACTGCGAGCTGCTCGATCAGGCGGTCCGCCGACTGAAGAGCCTGCCGCCGCGCGAAACGGTCGACGTCGACGTCGACCTGCCGGGCCAGGCCTACCTGCCGCGCAGCTACGTCAGCGATATGCGGTTGAAGATCGATCTGTATCGCCGCCTGGCCCGCGTGTCGAAGCAATCCGAGCTCGACGATCTGGCCAGCGAGCTGGCCGATCGCTTCGGCGCCCGGCCGGCCGTGGTCGACCGCCTGCTGGCACTGATGGCAATTCGCATCGCGGCGGCCCGGTGGGGCATCGACTCGGTACACCGCGAGGATGAATATCTGGTGTTCACCTACCGTTCGCGGCCGGCGATCGAAAAGCTCGCGGCCGCGGCCCGGCAACTGCGGATCGTCGATCACCGTAGTGCTTACTGGCCGCTGGCAACCGAGGTCCTGGACCCGGACGAATTACTTTCCTTGTGCAAGTCGATCTTGCAGCGCAGTTAG